A genomic segment from Lagenorhynchus albirostris chromosome X, mLagAlb1.1, whole genome shotgun sequence encodes:
- the TMEM31 gene encoding LOW QUALITY PROTEIN: transmembrane protein 31 (The sequence of the model RefSeq protein was modified relative to this genomic sequence to represent the inferred CDS: substituted 1 base at 1 genomic stop codon): MGLTNKSEGEQQLMPNNSDAPNEDQGKEIQQPEERTPAGQRTRRGGTQPSRYQLPSRRTPATSTNGAVNFPGVLPWPVQXVANPYQLPAVLQFYPEFILVFKEASHDISHCLKAHVKEIGLPIILHLSALSTLLFHLPFLPTLLFLSFFLLSLLLLLLLIILFTLVF; the protein is encoded by the exons ATGGGGTTAACAAACAAGAGCGAGGGAGAACAACAGCTCATGCCCAACAACTCTGATGCGCCCAATGAAGATCAAGGTAAAGAAATCCAACAGCCAGAAGAG CGTACTCCAGCAGGGCAGCGAACACGAAGAGGAGGCACACAGCCATCCAGATATCAATTGCCTTCACGTAGGACACCTGCAACATCCACCAATGGAGCAGTCAACTTTCCAGGAGTCCTTCCATGGCCTGTCCAGTGAGTTGCCAACCCATATCAACTGCCTGCTGTTCTTCAGTTTTATCCTGAATTTATTCTGGTTTTTAAAGAAGCTTCCCATGATATATCCCATTGTCTGAAGGCCCATGTCAAAGAGATCGGGCTACCCATCATCCTTCACCTCTCTGCCCTCTCCACCCTCCTCTTCCATCTGCCTTTCCTCCCTacacttcttttcctttctttctttcttctttccttacttctgcttctgcttcttattattcttttcactcttgtcttctga